From a single Flavobacterium sp. genomic region:
- a CDS encoding F0F1 ATP synthase subunit B codes for MNFTSPESLVFWTTLIFVVFFLLMRKFAWKPILGAVKGREDSINNALLAAENAKKDMLNLKSDNEKLLAEARAERDLMMKEAREIKEKMIADAKSEAQAQGEKMIESAKASIESEKNAAMAELKNQVSSLSLEIAETLLKGELSNKEAQTKLVEKMLGDAKLN; via the coding sequence ATGAACTTTACTTCACCAGAAAGCTTAGTATTTTGGACAACCTTAATTTTCGTTGTATTTTTTCTTTTAATGAGAAAATTTGCATGGAAACCTATTTTAGGAGCAGTTAAAGGAAGAGAAGACTCTATTAACAACGCTTTATTAGCAGCTGAAAATGCTAAAAAAGATATGTTAAACTTGAAGTCTGATAATGAAAAATTATTAGCTGAAGCAAGAGCTGAAAGAGACTTGATGATGAAAGAAGCAAGAGAAATCAAAGAAAAAATGATTGCTGATGCTAAATCTGAAGCGCAAGCTCAAGGCGAAAAAATGATTGAATCGGCAAAAGCTTCAATCGAAAGTGAGAAAAATGCAGCTATGGCAGAATTGAAAAATCAAGTTTCTTCTTTGTCATTAGAAATTGCTGAGACATTATTAAAAGGAGAATTATCTAACAAAGAAGCTCAAACTAAATTGGTTGAGAAAATGTTAGGTGACGCTAAATTAAATTAA
- a CDS encoding AtpZ/AtpI family protein, whose amino-acid sequence MNSNNKQSNKWLALINIPFQMGLIIFFGVMLGQWLDEKYKIEGSTLTIIVSLLALFLALYNVIQQVNKLNKDK is encoded by the coding sequence ATGAATTCTAATAATAAACAATCGAACAAGTGGTTGGCACTAATCAATATCCCATTTCAAATGGGATTGATTATTTTTTTTGGAGTTATGTTGGGACAATGGTTAGATGAAAAATATAAAATTGAAGGTTCTACATTAACGATAATAGTTTCATTGTTAGCTCTTTTTTTAGCATTATATAATGTAATTCAGCAAGTTAATAAATTGAATAAAGATAAATAA
- a CDS encoding DUF6168 family protein, producing the protein MIKKISKLLMVLLPLTFVLYFCQEFILSNFFNHLEFKLTTISIYFFHFFTVIVSYVLLVIVNKYFFPQTGYAFLAFGIIKMGLSVYFLTPVIQSNLADKVPDVLSFFIPFFIYLFLETIFSVTLLNSSNLNDNQ; encoded by the coding sequence ATGATAAAAAAAATCTCAAAACTTTTAATGGTTTTACTTCCTTTGACTTTTGTTTTATACTTTTGTCAGGAATTTATTTTAAGTAATTTTTTCAATCATTTGGAGTTTAAATTAACAACAATTTCTATTTATTTTTTTCATTTTTTTACGGTTATAGTTTCGTATGTTCTATTAGTTATTGTAAATAAATATTTTTTTCCTCAAACAGGATATGCTTTTTTGGCATTTGGTATTATTAAAATGGGACTTTCGGTTTATTTTCTTACGCCAGTTATACAGTCGAATTTAGCAGATAAGGTGCCAGATGTTTTATCGTTTTTTATACCTTTTTTTATTTATCTGTTTTTAGAAACAATTTTTTCAGTTACATTACTTAATAGTTCAAATTTGAATGATAATCAGTAA
- the atpG gene encoding ATP synthase F1 subunit gamma, whose protein sequence is MANLKEIRNRITSVSSTMQITSAMKMVSAAKLKKAQDAITAMRPYAEKLTELLQNLSATLEGEVGGAFTAQREVNKVLIVAITSNRGLCGAFNTNVIKQAKAVADTYAGKQVDIFAIGKKGNDVLRKTNNVIEVNNVIFDKLTFENASDIAQQLMDKFVAGDYDKIEIVYNEFKNAATQIVRTQQFLPLAPIVGGEVVASDYIFEPSKEEIVLTLIPKSLKTQLYKSIRDSFAAEHGARMTAMHKATDNATELRDQLKLTYNKARQAAITNEILEIVGGAEALKS, encoded by the coding sequence ATGGCAAACTTAAAGGAAATACGTAATAGGATTACTTCTGTTTCATCTACGATGCAAATTACATCGGCGATGAAAATGGTTTCTGCTGCAAAATTAAAAAAAGCGCAAGATGCTATTACAGCAATGCGTCCGTATGCAGAAAAACTTACTGAGCTATTACAAAACTTAAGTGCAACTCTTGAAGGAGAAGTTGGTGGTGCTTTTACAGCTCAAAGAGAAGTAAATAAAGTACTTATCGTTGCAATTACTTCAAACAGAGGTTTGTGTGGTGCGTTTAATACGAATGTAATTAAACAAGCAAAAGCAGTTGCTGATACATATGCAGGAAAACAAGTAGATATTTTTGCTATTGGTAAAAAAGGAAACGACGTTTTGCGTAAAACAAACAACGTAATCGAAGTTAACAATGTTATTTTTGACAAATTAACTTTCGAAAATGCTTCTGATATTGCACAACAATTAATGGATAAATTTGTGGCAGGTGATTACGATAAAATCGAAATCGTTTACAACGAATTTAAAAATGCTGCGACTCAAATTGTAAGAACACAACAGTTTTTACCTTTAGCTCCAATCGTTGGTGGCGAAGTAGTAGCTTCTGATTATATTTTTGAACCATCTAAAGAAGAAATTGTGTTGACATTGATTCCAAAATCATTAAAAACACAATTATACAAATCAATTAGAGATTCATTTGCAGCAGAACACGGAGCGCGTATGACAGCAATGCATAAAGCAACCGATAACGCTACAGAATTAAGAGACCAATTAAAATTAACTTACAACAAAGCGCGTCAAGCAGCAATTACAAACGAAATCTTAGAAATCGTTGGTGGAGCAGAGGCTTTGAAAAGCTAG
- a CDS encoding bactofilin family protein encodes MFEKVKNQDHLLGKTNRIVDGTTIIGNITTQADFRLDGKLTGNFTSEGKIVIGPTGEVIGDIICKSIDVEGVFSGKLQSEGMLNVKSKAHITGEVIVGKLAVEPGARFEASCEMRNS; translated from the coding sequence ATGTTTGAAAAAGTAAAAAATCAAGATCATTTATTAGGGAAAACCAATAGAATTGTTGACGGAACTACTATTATAGGAAATATTACAACGCAAGCTGATTTTAGATTAGATGGGAAATTAACTGGAAATTTTACTTCAGAAGGTAAAATTGTTATAGGTCCTACTGGCGAGGTAATAGGTGATATAATATGTAAAAGCATAGATGTTGAAGGTGTTTTTTCAGGGAAATTACAATCAGAAGGTATGTTAAATGTAAAGTCAAAAGCACATATAACTGGAGAAGTAATCGTTGGAAAATTAGCCGTTGAGCCTGGCGCACGATTTGAAGCGAGTTGTGAAATGAGAAATTCCTAA
- a CDS encoding DNA cytosine methyltransferase has protein sequence MSLKQTISINEFDGKSYQIRLVEGIEEKAVLTHYLHNYRNGVKMHYEKDAISTLKNFIEYKQEETELPIVEEDALQQLLFEVENVPFPTPENYSFKFIDLFAGIGGFRLALQNVGGKCVFTSEWETAAQKTYRENFGEIPFGDITKERVKNYIPQEFDVLCAGFPCQAFSIAGNRKGFADTRGTLFFDIEQIIEKHRPKVVFLENVKNLVSHDNGNTFKTIISVLEDKLGYKVFTKILNSMTYANIPQNRERIFIVAFDPNQVKNYADFKFPSEIKLTKTIHDILEKGKQADNLYYQKDHQYYPELKKALTSKDTVYQWRRVYARENKSNVCPTLTANMGTGGHNVPLIKDDFGIRKLTPKECFLFQGYPENYILPNLANSKLYMQAGNSVTTTLIERIANQIIEVL, from the coding sequence ATGAGTTTAAAACAGACAATAAGTATTAATGAATTTGATGGGAAAAGCTATCAAATTAGACTTGTTGAAGGCATTGAAGAGAAAGCTGTTTTGACACATTATCTACATAATTATAGAAATGGCGTAAAAATGCATTACGAAAAAGATGCAATTTCAACTCTAAAAAATTTTATAGAATATAAACAAGAAGAAACTGAACTTCCGATTGTTGAAGAAGACGCTTTGCAACAACTTTTGTTTGAAGTTGAAAATGTACCGTTTCCAACGCCAGAAAATTATAGCTTCAAATTCATTGATTTATTTGCGGGAATTGGCGGTTTTAGATTAGCATTGCAAAATGTTGGCGGAAAATGTGTATTTACAAGCGAATGGGAAACAGCAGCTCAAAAAACTTACAGAGAAAATTTTGGAGAAATTCCATTTGGTGATATTACAAAAGAAAGAGTTAAAAATTATATTCCACAAGAATTCGATGTTTTGTGCGCAGGTTTTCCTTGTCAAGCATTTTCAATTGCAGGAAATCGCAAAGGTTTTGCTGATACAAGAGGGACTTTATTTTTTGACATTGAACAAATTATTGAAAAACACAGACCAAAAGTTGTATTTCTTGAAAATGTAAAAAATTTAGTTTCTCATGATAATGGGAATACATTTAAAACTATAATTTCAGTTTTGGAAGATAAATTGGGTTACAAAGTTTTTACAAAAATTTTAAACTCAATGACATACGCAAATATTCCTCAAAATCGTGAAAGGATTTTTATAGTTGCGTTTGACCCAAATCAAGTTAAAAATTATGCTGATTTTAAATTTCCTTCGGAAATTAAATTAACTAAAACTATTCACGACATTTTGGAAAAAGGGAAACAAGCTGATAATTTATATTATCAAAAGGACCATCAATATTATCCTGAACTGAAAAAAGCATTGACATCAAAAGACACTGTTTATCAATGGCGTAGAGTTTACGCAAGAGAGAACAAAAGCAATGTTTGTCCTACTTTGACAGCTAATATGGGAACTGGTGGACATAATGTTCCATTGATAAAAGATGATTTTGGAATTAGAAAATTGACGCCAAAAGAATGTTTTTTGTTTCAGGGTTATCCCGAAAATTATATTTTACCAAACTTAGCAAACAGTAAACTTTATATGCAAGCTGGAAATTCTGTAACGACAACTTTAATTGAAAGAATTGCAAATCAAATTATTGAAGTTTTATGA
- the atpH gene encoding ATP synthase F1 subunit delta: protein MAGTRAAIRYAKAILDIAQVNNSTQAVNSDMTSIVNAIKDSAELKDFLQSPIVKGEIKFSSLNEIFASAQKETKGLFQLLLVNKRFELLNDVALQFNALYDELNGIEIAKVTTAFPITPELESKVLAKIASFSNKNITIQNIVDPAIIGGFILRMGDKQYNASVSSRLQNLKREFSN from the coding sequence ATGGCAGGAACTAGAGCAGCAATTCGATACGCTAAAGCCATTTTGGACATTGCCCAAGTGAACAACAGCACACAAGCTGTAAATTCTGATATGACTTCAATTGTTAACGCAATTAAAGACAGCGCTGAATTAAAAGATTTCTTGCAAAGTCCAATTGTTAAAGGTGAAATTAAATTTTCTTCTTTAAACGAAATTTTTGCTTCTGCTCAAAAAGAGACAAAAGGATTATTTCAATTGCTTTTAGTAAACAAAAGATTTGAATTATTAAACGATGTTGCTTTACAGTTCAATGCTTTATACGATGAACTTAACGGAATTGAGATTGCAAAGGTAACTACCGCTTTCCCAATTACTCCAGAGTTAGAATCTAAAGTATTGGCAAAAATTGCATCGTTTTCAAATAAAAATATTACCATTCAAAATATTGTAGATCCTGCTATCATTGGTGGATTTATTTTAAGAATGGGCGACAAACAATACAATGCATCTGTGTCAAGCAGACTGCAAAATTTAAAAAGAGAGTTTAGTAATTAA
- the atpB gene encoding F0F1 ATP synthase subunit A, producing MRIANRTIQFLFSLSFLILPLMASASGGHSESADKEFSATELINSHIGDAHEFHIADWNGHAISLPLPIILWTDNGLEIFSASEFHHDNTGHHVAKEKFVRYNEVIFYADKFETLKEEDKSAFNFGARPLDFSITKNVFSMLMSVIILLILFITVARSYKKNSMAPKGLAGFLEPLVIFVRDDIAIPNIGEKKYGKYMPYLLTIFFFIWINNLIGLIPFFPFSSNLTGNIYFTFVMAFITFLITTLSANKAYWGHIFAPPVPKALYPIMWPVEIIGMFTKPFALMIRLFANITAGHIIILSLISLIYIFKTVAIAPVSGAFVLFMSVLEMLVAALQAYVFTLLSALFIGQAVEEHDYH from the coding sequence ATGAGAATAGCAAATCGCACAATTCAATTTTTGTTTTCATTATCATTTTTGATTTTACCATTAATGGCTTCTGCAAGCGGAGGACATTCAGAATCAGCTGATAAAGAGTTTAGCGCTACAGAACTTATTAATTCGCACATCGGAGACGCTCACGAGTTTCATATAGCTGATTGGAATGGTCACGCAATTTCGTTGCCATTACCTATTATTTTATGGACAGATAATGGATTAGAGATTTTTTCTGCTTCAGAATTTCATCATGATAACACAGGTCATCATGTAGCTAAAGAAAAATTTGTAAGATATAATGAAGTAATTTTTTATGCTGACAAATTTGAAACATTAAAAGAAGAAGATAAAAGTGCTTTTAATTTTGGGGCACGTCCTTTAGATTTTTCAATCACTAAGAATGTTTTTTCAATGTTAATGTCTGTTATCATTCTTTTAATTTTATTTATAACAGTTGCGCGTTCTTATAAAAAGAACAGCATGGCTCCAAAAGGATTAGCTGGTTTCTTAGAACCATTAGTAATTTTTGTTAGAGATGATATTGCAATTCCTAATATTGGAGAAAAGAAATATGGAAAATACATGCCGTATTTATTAACTATCTTTTTCTTCATTTGGATTAATAACTTAATTGGTTTAATTCCTTTCTTCCCATTTAGTTCTAACTTAACTGGAAATATTTACTTTACTTTTGTAATGGCATTTATTACATTTTTGATTACAACTTTAAGTGCAAACAAAGCATATTGGGGACACATTTTTGCACCACCAGTGCCAAAAGCATTGTATCCAATTATGTGGCCAGTTGAAATTATTGGGATGTTTACAAAACCATTCGCATTAATGATTCGTTTATTCGCTAACATTACTGCAGGTCACATTATTATTTTGAGTTTAATTTCATTGATATATATATTCAAAACAGTTGCAATTGCTCCGGTTTCAGGTGCTTTCGTATTGTTTATGAGTGTTTTAGAAATGTTAGTTGCTGCTTTACAAGCGTATGTATTTACTTTGTTATCTGCATTATTTATTGGTCAGGCTGTTGAAGAGCACGACTATCACTAG
- a CDS encoding S9 family peptidase, which yields MKKYCCFFLLLFTFFGNAQNLRLEDIMKGDEFIGHQPENHRWSIDGQTVLFDWNPNNEIDNSTYFWNKSSKSPQKVTTSNPIYDLDFMATQKDYDVVYYTNQGVLYAYTKSTKKIKKVIQLADRIVSVQRSNNPEILFFQQNRNVFQLNLKDFTIIQLTNFKSGKESKSSKEEDSFLKNQQKELFQFVRDEAKADEWNEAQSKTNKEKFPKEIFYDKSSLEQVKASPDGKFVTFRTSDYPTQASTNIEHFISDDGFTQSKKARAKVSVEGFSKHKFGIFNVEKDTTYYVSFSNLSGIKEAPKYYQDYENLKDKSDYETAIVMQSPVYSKDGKNAVLEIRSQDNKHRWMVQLDLVSGKITELDHQHDEAWIGGPGIPGYSFSSGTLGFIDNSTIYFQSEATGFSHLYTYNLKTKKKEAVTKGNWEVRNVQLSNDTKSFYITTTTTHPGNRSFYKLDIASKKMTGILTNDGNYEVELSPDEQTLLVRYSYKNKPWELYVGANKPNADLKQITFSTTPEFKKYNWKTPEVITFKAEDGTTVYARLYQPKVENKNKAAVIFVHGAGYLQNAHNYWSTYHREFMFHNLLTDLGYTVLDIDYRASDGYGRDFRTGIYRHMGGKDLSDQLDGKKYLVEKAGIDANRVGIYGGSYGGFITLMALLTEPGEFKAGAALRSVTDWAHYNHGYTSNILNFPETDPEAYKKSSPIYFANNLQDKLLMLHGMVDDNVQFQDIVRLTQRFIELGKKDWDLAVFPVEAHGFTRTYSWVDEYRRILDLFNENLLQK from the coding sequence ATGAAAAAATATTGCTGTTTCTTCTTACTACTTTTCACATTTTTTGGTAATGCTCAAAATCTTCGTTTAGAAGACATCATGAAAGGTGACGAATTCATCGGGCACCAACCCGAAAACCACCGTTGGTCTATCGATGGGCAAACCGTTTTATTTGATTGGAACCCGAATAACGAAATCGATAACAGCACGTATTTTTGGAACAAATCGAGTAAATCGCCTCAAAAAGTAACGACTTCAAATCCTATTTATGATTTGGATTTTATGGCAACACAGAAAGATTATGATGTTGTGTATTATACCAATCAAGGCGTTTTGTATGCGTATACCAAATCCACAAAAAAGATTAAGAAAGTCATTCAATTAGCAGACCGAATAGTTTCTGTTCAAAGAAGTAACAATCCAGAAATTCTCTTTTTTCAGCAAAATAGAAATGTTTTTCAATTGAATTTGAAAGATTTCACCATCATTCAGTTAACTAATTTTAAATCAGGAAAAGAAAGTAAATCATCAAAAGAAGAAGATTCGTTCTTGAAAAACCAACAAAAAGAATTGTTTCAATTTGTTCGTGATGAAGCAAAAGCAGATGAATGGAATGAAGCGCAATCTAAAACCAATAAAGAGAAGTTTCCAAAAGAAATTTTCTATGATAAATCATCGTTAGAACAAGTAAAAGCATCGCCTGATGGAAAATTTGTAACGTTTCGAACTTCAGATTATCCAACGCAAGCTTCGACCAATATAGAGCATTTCATCAGCGATGATGGGTTTACTCAAAGCAAAAAAGCACGCGCAAAAGTTTCGGTAGAGGGTTTCAGTAAGCATAAATTCGGAATTTTCAATGTAGAAAAAGATACTACGTATTACGTTTCATTTTCTAATTTATCGGGCATCAAAGAAGCGCCAAAATACTACCAAGACTACGAAAATCTAAAAGATAAATCGGATTACGAAACAGCAATAGTAATGCAAAGTCCAGTGTATAGCAAAGACGGAAAAAATGCTGTGTTGGAAATCAGAAGTCAAGACAACAAACACCGTTGGATGGTGCAATTGGATTTAGTTTCAGGAAAAATCACCGAATTAGATCACCAACACGACGAAGCATGGATTGGCGGACCTGGAATTCCAGGCTATAGTTTTAGTAGCGGAACATTAGGTTTTATTGATAATTCCACTATTTATTTTCAATCGGAAGCTACTGGTTTTTCACACTTGTACACGTACAATTTAAAAACCAAGAAAAAAGAAGCAGTAACAAAAGGTAATTGGGAAGTTCGAAATGTTCAATTATCGAATGATACCAAATCGTTTTACATCACAACCACCACAACACATCCAGGCAACAGAAGTTTTTATAAATTAGACATCGCTTCTAAAAAAATGACCGGAATTTTAACGAATGATGGTAATTATGAAGTGGAATTATCTCCAGATGAACAAACACTTTTGGTACGCTATTCGTATAAAAACAAACCTTGGGAATTGTATGTGGGTGCTAACAAACCGAATGCAGATTTGAAACAAATTACCTTTTCAACTACGCCAGAATTCAAAAAATACAATTGGAAAACACCAGAAGTTATCACATTTAAAGCAGAAGACGGAACGACAGTCTACGCACGTTTGTACCAACCAAAAGTAGAAAACAAGAACAAAGCGGCAGTCATTTTTGTACACGGTGCTGGATATTTGCAAAATGCTCACAATTATTGGAGCACGTATCACAGAGAATTCATGTTTCACAATTTACTTACCGATTTAGGCTATACCGTTTTAGATATCGATTACAGAGCCAGTGATGGTTACGGACGTGATTTTAGAACGGGAATTTACCGTCACATGGGTGGAAAAGATTTATCGGATCAATTGGATGGAAAGAAATATTTAGTAGAAAAAGCAGGAATTGACGCGAATCGTGTTGGAATTTACGGCGGTTCGTATGGTGGATTCATCACGTTAATGGCTTTGTTAACAGAACCAGGGGAATTCAAAGCAGGAGCAGCGTTACGTTCAGTTACCGATTGGGCGCATTACAATCACGGTTACACCTCAAACATTTTGAATTTCCCAGAAACTGATCCAGAAGCGTACAAGAAAAGTTCACCGATTTATTTTGCGAATAATTTACAAGACAAGTTGCTGATGTTACACGGAATGGTAGACGACAACGTGCAATTCCAAGACATTGTTCGATTAACGCAACGATTTATCGAATTGGGTAAAAAAGACTGGGATTTAGCCGTATTTCCAGTAGAAGCCCACGGATTTACAAGAACGTATTCTTGGGTTGACGAATACAGAAGAATTTTAGACTTATTCAACGAAAATCTATTACAAAAATAA
- the atpE gene encoding ATP synthase F0 subunit C — translation MVLAGIGAGLAVIGAGIGIGKIGGSAMDAMARQPEVAGKIQTAMIIAAALIEGVALFAVVVALIAK, via the coding sequence ATGGTATTAGCTGGAATCGGTGCTGGATTAGCTGTTATTGGAGCTGGAATCGGTATTGGAAAAATTGGTGGATCTGCTATGGACGCTATGGCAAGACAACCAGAAGTTGCTGGTAAAATTCAAACTGCAATGATTATTGCTGCTGCTCTTATCGAGGGTGTTGCTTTATTCGCTGTTGTAGTTGCATTAATTGCAAAGTAA
- a CDS encoding restriction endonuclease, with amino-acid sequence MKSFAEIDIERNGNYLKLLSAVSKLSGLFSESAIPFINYRVAENIFCRSFDAGNLSRSDTAFDANYNSIGVGLKTFTCNTNNSTEKVAEFNSLSRVLAEFKGKELAIKLGEFRNDRINLANRLYNIESSLYHIVARKENELLLYETDYNTIDIANIHSVKDNKASLQFEDGNNFYSFNYSKSTLFRKFIIPQNAFRLPIDIIEDPYSLLLELFEENKDLKTATDKLVKGENYVVLPLYGIQKKEKFIFERSGLNQWNANGRKRDFGEIYIPIPAELHRKYPNFFPQRDEIFNLQIPTGDIFSAKVCQENSKALMTNPNKALSDWLLRKVLQLKEGELATMEKLDKLGFDSVIIMKDNNGDFKIDIMKTNTYNEFNKETE; translated from the coding sequence ATGAAATCGTTTGCAGAAATTGACATAGAAAGAAACGGAAATTATTTGAAATTGCTTTCCGCAGTTTCAAAGCTTTCAGGGTTGTTCAGTGAAAGCGCAATACCTTTCATTAATTATCGTGTTGCTGAAAATATTTTTTGTAGAAGTTTTGATGCAGGAAATTTATCACGTTCTGATACTGCTTTTGATGCAAATTATAATTCTATTGGTGTTGGTTTGAAAACTTTTACTTGTAACACGAATAACAGCACTGAAAAAGTTGCAGAATTTAATTCACTTTCTAGAGTTTTAGCAGAGTTTAAAGGCAAAGAACTTGCTATAAAATTAGGCGAATTTAGAAACGATAGAATTAATTTGGCAAACAGACTTTACAACATCGAAAGTTCACTTTATCATATTGTAGCACGAAAAGAAAATGAACTTTTGCTTTATGAAACAGACTATAATACAATTGATATTGCAAATATTCATTCTGTAAAAGATAATAAAGCGAGTTTACAATTTGAAGATGGAAATAATTTCTATTCTTTCAATTATTCAAAAAGTACACTTTTTAGAAAGTTCATTATTCCGCAAAATGCATTTAGATTACCAATTGATATTATTGAAGACCCATATTCTTTGCTTCTTGAATTGTTCGAGGAAAACAAAGATTTAAAAACTGCAACTGATAAACTTGTAAAAGGCGAAAATTATGTGGTTTTGCCACTTTATGGTATTCAGAAAAAAGAGAAATTTATTTTTGAACGGAGTGGTTTAAATCAATGGAATGCAAACGGAAGAAAAAGAGATTTTGGAGAAATTTATATTCCAATTCCTGCGGAATTGCACAGAAAATATCCAAATTTCTTTCCGCAAAGAGATGAGATTTTCAATTTACAAATTCCAACAGGAGATATTTTTTCTGCAAAAGTTTGTCAAGAAAATTCAAAAGCATTAATGACAAATCCCAACAAAGCATTGTCAGATTGGCTTTTGCGTAAAGTTCTACAACTTAAAGAAGGTGAGCTTGCAACAATGGAAAAATTGGATAAATTAGGTTTTGACAGCGTAATTATTATGAAAGATAATAATGGAGATTTTAAAATTGACATTATGAAAACAAATACTTACAACGAATTTAATAAAGAAACCGAATAA
- the atpA gene encoding F0F1 ATP synthase subunit alpha has product MAEIKPAEISAILKQQLSGFESGASLEEVGTVLQVGDGIARVYGLSNAQYGELVQFENGLEAIVLNLEEDNVGVVLLGPSTGIKEGSTVKRTQRIASLKVGEQMVGRVVDTLGNPIDGKGPIGGELYEMPLERKAPGVIFRQPVTEPLQTGVKAVDAMIPVGRGQRELVIGDRQTGKSTVCIDTILNQKEFYDAGKPVFCIYVAIGQKASTVAGIAKMLEEKGAMAYTVIVAANASDPAPMQVYAPMAGAAIGEYFRDSGRPALIVYDDLSKQAVAYREVSLLLRRPPGREAYPGDVFYLHSRLLERACKVINNDEIAKNMNDLPDSIKGIVKGGGSLTALPIIETQAGDVSAYIPTNVISITDGQIFLDGDLFNSGVRPAINVGISVSRVGGNAQIKSMKKVSGTLKLDQAQFRELEAFAKFGSDLDAVTLNVIEKGKRNVEILKQGLNSPFTVEDQVAIIYAGSKNLLRNVPVVKVKEFEKDFLEYLNAKHRDTLDALKAGKFDDAITDVLEKVAKEISAKYN; this is encoded by the coding sequence ATGGCTGAAATTAAACCTGCTGAAATATCAGCAATATTAAAACAACAGTTATCAGGTTTTGAATCTGGTGCATCGTTAGAAGAAGTTGGAACAGTACTTCAAGTTGGAGACGGTATCGCTCGTGTTTACGGATTATCAAACGCTCAATACGGAGAGTTAGTACAATTCGAAAACGGATTAGAGGCGATTGTATTGAACTTAGAAGAAGACAATGTTGGGGTGGTACTTTTAGGACCATCAACAGGAATCAAAGAAGGTTCTACAGTAAAAAGAACACAACGTATTGCTTCTCTTAAAGTAGGAGAGCAAATGGTAGGTCGTGTTGTAGATACTTTAGGTAACCCAATTGATGGTAAAGGTCCAATCGGTGGTGAGTTATACGAGATGCCATTAGAAAGAAAAGCTCCTGGAGTTATCTTCCGTCAACCCGTAACTGAACCATTACAAACAGGAGTAAAAGCAGTTGATGCGATGATTCCAGTAGGTAGAGGTCAACGTGAGTTGGTTATTGGTGACCGTCAAACTGGTAAATCAACAGTTTGTATTGATACCATCTTAAATCAAAAAGAATTTTACGATGCAGGAAAACCTGTATTCTGTATATATGTTGCAATTGGGCAAAAAGCTTCAACTGTAGCAGGAATCGCAAAAATGTTAGAAGAAAAAGGTGCAATGGCTTATACCGTTATTGTTGCTGCAAACGCTTCTGATCCAGCTCCAATGCAAGTATATGCTCCTATGGCAGGTGCTGCAATTGGTGAGTATTTTAGAGATTCTGGTCGTCCAGCTTTAATTGTTTATGATGATTTATCTAAACAAGCAGTAGCGTATCGTGAGGTATCTTTATTATTAAGAAGACCACCAGGACGTGAGGCTTACCCTGGAGACGTTTTCTACTTACACTCTCGTTTATTAGAAAGAGCTTGTAAAGTAATTAACAACGACGAAATTGCTAAAAACATGAATGACTTACCAGATTCTATCAAAGGAATCGTTAAAGGTGGTGGTTCGTTAACAGCATTACCAATTATCGAAACTCAAGCGGGTGACGTATCTGCATATATCCCAACAAACGTAATTTCGATTACTGACGGACAGATTTTCTTAGATGGTGATTTATTCAACTCTGGAGTTCGTCCTGCAATTAACGTAGGTATTTCTGTATCTCGTGTGGGTGGTAATGCACAGATTAAATCAATGAAAAAAGTATCAGGTACTTTAAAATTAGACCAAGCACAATTCCGTGAATTAGAAGCTTTCGCGAAATTTGGTTCTGACTTAGATGCGGTTACTTTAAACGTTATTGAAAAAGGAAAAAGAAACGTTGAAATCTTAAAACAAGGTTTAAACTCACCTTTTACAGTAGAAGATCAGGTGGCTATCATTTATGCAGGTTCTAAAAACTTGTTAAGAAATGTACCAGTTGTAAAAGTAAAAGAATTTGAAAAGGATTTCTTAGAATACTTAAACGCTAAACACAGAGATACATTAGACGCACTTAAAGCAGGTAAGTTTGATGACGCTATCACTGACGTTTTAGAAAAAGTAGCGAAAGAAATTTCAGCAAAATATAATTAA